A single region of the Nicotiana sylvestris chromosome 6, ASM39365v2, whole genome shotgun sequence genome encodes:
- the LOC104246596 gene encoding uncharacterized protein, whose protein sequence is MAMMISIKWFYKIHLLANIPRSGNGGPNGGPNLRNNRLPNSPNAIIFCTTREEHFSASQQHQKGNQQGPRNSQKEKHIRGGGSNLRPTTNRLAPTGLSQGDRVQSQHQQGSSGPVILCPRSMVKCDLSLVSLQTHGPINPLLNLTQVLSLKRKTPPSPTRVQQGTGNPQEGLHQPSPSPLMNYIIWNVMGGNNAEFKRHYMEMVKMHKPAMLVLLEKKKMADHKKLTEELQFDMIIQSPVIGLSGGIVIMWKEDIVSVEEVATTPQGIHAMVKVLNMQYGQGRGEAHLSGAE, encoded by the exons ATGGCAATGATGATCAGTATAAAGTGGTTTTATAAGATCCATTTGTTAGCAAATATACCACGATCTGGCAACGGAGGACCCAACGGCGGACCCAATCTTCGTAACAATCGACTCCCAAACTCACCAAATGCCATCATCTTCTGCACCACGAGAGAAGAGCACTTCTCCGCCTCTCAGCAACATCAAAAAGGGAATCAGCAAGGCCCTAGAAATTCTCAAAAAGAAAAGCACATCAGAGGAGGAGGGAGCAATCTACGACCCACTACAAACAGACTCGCTCCTACTGGACTCAGTCAGGGCGATCGAGTTCAGTCTCAACACCAGCAAGGTTCTAGTGGTCCTGTGATCCTGTGCCCCAGATCGATGGTCAAGTGCGATCTGAGCCTAGTGTCCCTTCAGACACATGGGCCCATCAATCCGCTACTGAATCTGACTCAAGTCCTCAGCCTCAAGAGGAAAACCCCACCATCTCCGACGAGGGTTCAGCAAGGAACGGGGAACCCTCAGGAAGGCCTCCACCAACCGTCCCCATCACCCTTAATGAACTACATCATATGGAATGTTATGGGTGGCAACAATGCTGAGTTCAAGCGGCATTATATGGAAATGGTAAAGATGCACAAGCCAGCCATGCTCGTTcttcttgaaaaaaaaaaaatggcaGACCACAAGAAGCTGACAGAAGAGCTTCAGTTCGACATGATTATCCAATCACCGGTAATCGGCCTTTCTGGGGGGATTGTGATTATGTGGAAGGAGGACATTGTGAGTGTCGAGGAGGTAGCCACCACACCTCAAGGTATCCATGCAATGGTGAAG GTCCTTAATATGCAATATGGACAGGGTCGTGGTGAAGCACACTTATCAGGAGCAGAATAG